A region from the Nonlabens sp. YIK11 genome encodes:
- a CDS encoding tRNA-(ms[2]io[6]A)-hydroxylase: protein MEKAVSKTTLGLNLPTDPRWVDLAAMSLQEILTDHAFCEQKAASTMITMVQMHSDKPELVDALAPVVTEEWGHFRMVLAELKKRGLSLGLQRPDDYIKTLMKGKPKGQSRDFLFLDQLLICALIEARSCERFKMLSEKLEDEGLKKFYHQFMVAEAAHYRMFLDLGKTYFPEERVMDRWQYWLEYEAAMMKDREVRGDRMH, encoded by the coding sequence ATGGAAAAAGCCGTTTCAAAAACCACTTTAGGATTGAACTTACCTACAGATCCACGATGGGTAGATCTCGCTGCAATGAGTTTACAAGAAATACTAACAGATCATGCTTTTTGTGAGCAAAAGGCAGCCAGCACCATGATTACCATGGTACAGATGCATTCTGACAAACCAGAACTAGTCGATGCGCTCGCTCCTGTTGTAACCGAAGAATGGGGACATTTTAGAATGGTACTGGCCGAGTTAAAAAAACGCGGTCTCTCGTTGGGATTGCAACGACCAGACGACTACATCAAAACATTGATGAAAGGAAAGCCCAAAGGTCAAAGTCGCGATTTCCTTTTCTTGGATCAGCTGTTGATTTGTGCCTTGATTGAAGCTAGAAGTTGCGAGCGTTTCAAGATGCTGTCAGAAAAATTGGAAGATGAAGGTTTGAAAAAATTCTATCATCAATTTATGGTTGCCGAGGCTGCTCATTATAGAATGTTCTTGGATCTAGGTAAGACTTATTTCCCTGAAGAACGCGTGATGGACAGATGGCAATACTGGCTGGAGTATGAGGCTGCGATGATGAAAGACCGAGAAGTGCGTGGAGATCGAATGCATTGA
- a CDS encoding phospho-sugar mutase yields the protein MDKEHILKTAQAWTQEPFDQDTISKTQKLITSQSDEFLESFYKNLEFGTGGMRGIMGVGTNRINKYTLGKNTQGLSAYLKKTFPEEQVKVAIAYDCRHNSKELAITVAEVFSANGILAYIFPELRPTPLLSYTVKRKGCHAGIVLTASHNPPEYNGYKVYWQDGGQLVPPQDKEVLDIIEKTQFTDINFDKNDDLIKYLDDSDDQAFIEDSVKAGKIAGDVDRSKVKIVFTSLHGTSITMVPDTLKAAGYTDVHIVQEQAVPNGDFPTVESPNPEEPEALALAVQLANKIHADIVIGTDPDCDRLGIAVRDNDGHMKLLNGNQTMIAMTALLLEQTDLKSLHKPFIGSTIVSTPMMHALADGYDVECKEGLTGFKWIAKMIVDYPDQDFVGGGEESFGYMVGDFVRDKDAVTATLLACELIAFAKANHTTAYKYLLELYVKYGCYQERLVSLVKKGISGAQEIKQMMIDLRENPPTEIAGKKVTIIEDYQSSQRTNKDLSKTETMDIPKANVLIFYLEDGSKIAARPSGTEPKIKFYMSVKEQLDHADDYPAVLDKLNNKLDAILKSLDIN from the coding sequence ATGGATAAGGAGCACATTCTCAAAACAGCACAGGCCTGGACTCAAGAGCCGTTTGATCAAGATACTATCTCAAAAACACAGAAGCTGATTACTTCACAGTCAGATGAATTTTTGGAATCCTTTTATAAAAATCTAGAATTTGGTACTGGTGGTATGCGTGGAATCATGGGTGTTGGTACCAATCGCATCAACAAATACACCTTGGGCAAAAACACTCAAGGGCTATCGGCATATTTGAAGAAAACGTTCCCAGAGGAGCAGGTAAAGGTGGCTATCGCTTACGATTGCCGTCATAACTCTAAAGAACTGGCCATCACGGTGGCAGAAGTTTTTAGTGCAAACGGCATACTAGCCTATATCTTTCCAGAACTGCGTCCTACACCACTACTCTCTTACACGGTAAAACGTAAGGGATGTCACGCTGGAATTGTACTTACTGCAAGTCACAACCCGCCAGAATATAATGGGTACAAGGTATACTGGCAAGATGGTGGTCAACTCGTGCCGCCACAAGATAAGGAAGTACTCGACATAATTGAAAAGACACAATTTACGGACATCAACTTTGACAAGAATGATGACCTGATCAAATACCTAGACGACAGCGATGATCAGGCTTTTATTGAAGACAGTGTCAAGGCAGGAAAAATTGCAGGTGACGTAGATCGTTCCAAAGTGAAAATCGTATTCACCAGCCTGCATGGTACCAGCATCACAATGGTGCCCGACACACTCAAGGCAGCCGGATATACAGATGTTCACATCGTGCAGGAACAAGCCGTTCCCAACGGTGATTTCCCAACCGTAGAATCTCCCAATCCAGAAGAGCCAGAAGCACTGGCGCTTGCAGTACAGTTGGCCAATAAAATCCATGCAGACATTGTCATAGGTACAGATCCAGATTGTGACCGTCTGGGAATCGCCGTGCGCGACAACGATGGCCATATGAAGTTACTCAACGGTAACCAGACCATGATTGCCATGACAGCGCTGCTGTTGGAACAAACAGATTTGAAATCACTGCACAAACCTTTCATAGGCTCAACAATCGTGAGTACTCCCATGATGCATGCGCTGGCAGATGGTTATGATGTGGAGTGCAAGGAAGGACTCACCGGCTTCAAGTGGATTGCAAAGATGATCGTTGATTATCCAGATCAGGATTTCGTTGGTGGTGGCGAGGAAAGTTTTGGGTACATGGTAGGTGATTTTGTTCGTGACAAGGATGCCGTTACTGCTACGTTACTGGCTTGTGAATTGATCGCTTTCGCGAAAGCGAACCACACCACAGCCTACAAATACCTGTTAGAACTCTATGTAAAATACGGTTGCTATCAGGAACGACTGGTAAGTCTTGTGAAAAAAGGAATTTCAGGAGCGCAGGAAATCAAGCAAATGATGATCGATCTGCGTGAAAATCCACCAACCGAAATCGCCGGGAAAAAGGTGACCATCATTGAAGATTATCAAAGCTCGCAACGCACCAACAAGGATTTGTCCAAAACAGAAACTATGGACATCCCTAAAGCTAATGTACTTATTTTCTATCTGGAAGATGGCAGTAAGATCGCAGCACGACCTAGCGGCACAGAACCTAAGATCAAGTTCTACATGTCAGTCAAGGAACAGCTGGATCATGCAGATGATTATCCTGCGGTGCTGGACAAACTCAATAACAAATTAGACGCTATTCTTAAAAGTCTAGACATCAATTAA
- a CDS encoding nuclear transport factor 2 family protein: MNTQEIANKLVEYCRNHQEDKAYQELYSPEITSIEMSEPMKEVHGMDGLQKKGEWWNENFEVHGTEVSDPIVADHHFAVRFWMDTTHKPSGERSQMNELAVYQVKDGKIWKEQFFYDTQE; this comes from the coding sequence ATGAATACTCAAGAAATAGCCAACAAACTCGTGGAATATTGTCGCAACCATCAAGAAGATAAAGCTTACCAAGAACTGTACAGTCCAGAAATTACAAGTATTGAAATGTCAGAGCCCATGAAAGAAGTTCACGGAATGGATGGCCTTCAGAAAAAAGGCGAGTGGTGGAATGAAAACTTTGAAGTACATGGCACTGAAGTGTCAGATCCCATCGTGGCAGATCATCACTTTGCCGTGAGATTCTGGATGGACACGACACATAAGCCTAGTGGTGAACGTTCCCAGATGAACGAATTAGCGGTTTATCAGGTCAAGGATGGTAAGATTTGGAAAGAACAATTTTTCTATGATACGCAAGAGTAA
- a CDS encoding MarR family winged helix-turn-helix transcriptional regulator gives MSQKSMSVPLSRKLVTSLIKKGTDMTEAIGSVLKEEKITIQQFNVLRILRGRHGKPASLQDVSKDMLHSNSNTTRVIDKLVLKKLVERIQCPEDRRQIELRITDEGLKLLEKLDTKVDAREKELTDALNANEIESILKLIDKI, from the coding sequence ATGAGTCAAAAGTCTATGTCTGTTCCGCTTTCGCGAAAGCTTGTTACCTCTTTAATCAAAAAAGGTACTGACATGACGGAAGCTATTGGCAGTGTATTAAAAGAAGAAAAGATCACCATACAGCAGTTCAACGTTTTACGTATCTTGAGAGGTCGTCATGGCAAACCAGCCAGTCTGCAAGATGTGAGCAAGGACATGTTGCATTCTAATTCAAATACGACTAGAGTCATTGACAAATTAGTTCTCAAAAAACTTGTGGAACGCATTCAATGCCCAGAAGACAGGCGTCAAATTGAATTACGCATCACAGATGAAGGGTTAAAGCTTCTTGAAAAGTTGGACACCAAAGTAGATGCTCGCGAGAAAGAATTAACGGACGCTTTAAATGCTAACGAGATCGAGTCCATTTTAAAACTCATTGATAAAATCTAA
- a CDS encoding glycosyltransferase family 2 protein, translating into MQLSIVIPLLNEAQSIPELQEWIDKVLEKEELSYEVIYIDDGSTDGSWDILSSLSRKRTNIKALRFLSNYGKSQALHAGFKAAQGAVVITMDADLQDSPEEIPALYRMVAQENYDLVSGWKKVRYDSVLAKNIPSKLFNWAARKTSGVQLNDFNCGLKAYRKEVIKNIDVHGEMHRYIPVLAANAGYTKITQKVVQHQARKYGETKFGYDRFIKGFLDLVTIAFISRFGKRPMHLFGTMGFLMFTLGFFIAIYVGGSKLYKMAADLPYNLVTTNPWIYIGLTAMILGSLFFIAGFLGELIIRTGPSQDRYTIADKTPSNS; encoded by the coding sequence ATGCAGCTTTCCATCGTCATACCGCTACTCAATGAGGCACAGTCCATCCCAGAACTGCAGGAATGGATCGATAAAGTATTGGAGAAAGAAGAGCTGTCCTATGAGGTCATTTATATAGACGATGGTAGTACCGATGGTAGTTGGGATATTTTAAGTTCGCTTTCGCGAAAGCGAACCAACATCAAAGCCCTACGTTTCTTAAGTAATTATGGGAAATCACAAGCGCTACACGCAGGTTTCAAAGCTGCTCAAGGTGCGGTGGTCATCACCATGGATGCCGACTTGCAGGACAGCCCAGAAGAAATTCCTGCGCTATACCGCATGGTAGCCCAAGAAAATTATGATCTGGTGAGCGGCTGGAAAAAGGTGCGCTACGATTCAGTTCTTGCTAAAAATATTCCCAGCAAATTATTTAATTGGGCTGCACGCAAGACCAGTGGCGTCCAGCTTAATGATTTTAATTGTGGTTTGAAGGCCTACCGCAAGGAAGTCATCAAAAATATTGATGTTCATGGTGAGATGCACAGGTACATTCCCGTGCTGGCAGCAAATGCCGGCTATACCAAGATTACCCAAAAGGTCGTCCAGCACCAGGCCCGCAAGTATGGCGAGACAAAATTTGGTTACGATCGATTTATCAAAGGGTTTTTAGACCTGGTGACTATTGCGTTCATATCGCGTTTTGGAAAACGCCCGATGCACCTTTTTGGGACGATGGGATTCCTCATGTTTACCTTAGGTTTTTTCATCGCAATTTATGTAGGTGGTTCTAAATTGTACAAAATGGCAGCAGACCTACCCTACAATCTCGTTACTACAAATCCATGGATCTACATTGGGTTGACAGCAATGATTTTGGGGAGTTTGTTCTTTATCGCTGGATTTTTGGGTGAATTGATCATAAGAACCGGACCTAGTCAGGATCGCTACACCATTGCCGATAAAACGCCTAGTAATAGCTAA
- a CDS encoding ABC transporter ATP-binding protein, with protein MNYFKEILQYARPYRRYGVLNIICNIFYALFGTLSFVALVPVMKVLFQTTEDEYVKPEWQGITQAKDYLEDYVNWYVTDVMNEDQEMALVMMIGLVLILFLLKNLFGYLGMYFITFLRNGVMRDIRNALYHKIVNLPISYFSEKRKGDVIARATSDAQEVQTSFLSILELIVKEPLNILFALAAMLIFSVKLTIFVLVFIPVSGFIISLIGKRLKKQSDKVQREQGFFLSLLEETLGGLKVIKGFNAERRMEDTFQDSTQRYYNFANKLELRKGLASPVSEFLGILVIGTLLWFGGTMVFEGNIDGAIFISFMGLAYGILTPAKAISKASYGVKQGNAAAERVLQILHTENHIKDKDNAVEVSAFAKAVQFNNLSFAYEDEEVLKDFSLEIPKGSTVALVGQSGSGKSTIANLVTRFYDVSKGSISIDGHDIKDVSLKSLRNQMALVTQDSILFNDTVAVNVALSNKNATDEEVIEALKIANAWEFVSQLPQGIHTNIGDSGNKLSGGQKQRLSIARAVLKNAPILILDEATSALDTESERLVQEALENVMKNRTSIVIAHRLSTIQKADKIVVMSKGKIVEQGTHEELIALQGIYNNLVNMQSLA; from the coding sequence ATGAATTACTTCAAGGAAATCCTACAGTACGCCAGGCCTTACCGTCGCTATGGCGTACTGAATATTATTTGTAATATTTTTTATGCCCTTTTTGGAACCTTGTCTTTTGTGGCGCTGGTTCCCGTGATGAAGGTGCTATTTCAAACCACCGAAGATGAATATGTAAAACCTGAATGGCAAGGCATTACTCAAGCCAAGGATTACCTGGAAGATTACGTCAACTGGTACGTGACTGATGTCATGAATGAGGATCAAGAAATGGCACTGGTGATGATGATAGGTCTGGTGCTTATTTTGTTTTTGCTCAAAAATCTATTCGGTTATTTAGGAATGTACTTTATCACTTTTTTACGCAACGGCGTGATGCGTGATATAAGAAATGCCTTGTATCACAAGATTGTAAATCTTCCCATCTCCTATTTTTCTGAAAAGCGAAAAGGTGACGTTATCGCACGTGCTACCAGCGATGCACAAGAAGTTCAAACCAGCTTCCTTTCTATACTCGAGTTGATCGTAAAGGAACCACTCAACATTCTTTTTGCCCTAGCGGCGATGTTGATATTTAGTGTAAAGCTTACCATATTCGTTTTGGTTTTTATTCCAGTTTCTGGATTCATCATTTCACTCATTGGGAAACGCCTCAAAAAGCAATCTGATAAAGTCCAGCGGGAACAAGGGTTTTTCCTGTCACTACTGGAAGAAACATTGGGCGGCCTTAAAGTCATAAAAGGATTTAATGCAGAGCGTCGCATGGAAGACACCTTTCAAGACAGCACACAGCGTTACTATAATTTTGCCAACAAGCTAGAACTGCGCAAAGGGCTTGCAAGTCCGGTGAGCGAGTTTCTAGGGATTTTGGTAATTGGTACGCTATTGTGGTTTGGTGGCACCATGGTTTTTGAAGGCAACATTGATGGCGCCATTTTCATTTCTTTCATGGGTCTCGCTTACGGAATCCTAACGCCTGCCAAAGCTATCTCCAAAGCCAGCTATGGAGTCAAGCAAGGTAATGCCGCAGCAGAACGTGTCCTGCAGATACTGCATACAGAGAATCATATTAAGGATAAGGACAATGCTGTTGAGGTTTCCGCTTTCGCGAAAGCGGTACAATTCAACAATCTATCCTTTGCCTATGAGGATGAAGAAGTACTCAAAGACTTCTCGCTGGAGATTCCAAAAGGTTCTACCGTGGCACTGGTAGGCCAGTCTGGTAGTGGGAAAAGCACCATTGCAAATCTGGTCACGCGATTCTATGATGTTTCCAAAGGCAGCATTAGCATCGATGGTCATGATATCAAGGACGTAAGCTTGAAAAGTTTGCGCAACCAGATGGCACTGGTCACTCAGGACAGCATCCTATTCAACGATACGGTAGCAGTAAACGTGGCGCTAAGCAATAAAAATGCTACTGATGAAGAAGTCATCGAGGCACTCAAAATTGCGAATGCCTGGGAATTTGTATCGCAATTGCCGCAAGGCATTCATACTAACATAGGTGATAGTGGTAACAAATTATCGGGTGGTCAAAAACAGCGGTTGAGCATTGCTCGCGCGGTTCTTAAGAATGCACCTATTTTGATCTTGGACGAGGCGACCAGTGCACTCGACACAGAAAGCGAACGACTAGTACAAGAGGCACTAGAAAATGTGATGAAGAATCGTACTTCTATCGTCATTGCACATAGGCTAAGCACCATTCAAAAAGCCGATAAGATCGTTGTAATGAGTAAAGGAAAGATTGTGGAACAAGGCACTCATGAAGAATTGATTGCGCTACAAGGTATTTACAACAACCTAGTGAATATGCAAAGTCTGGCTTAA
- a CDS encoding RluA family pseudouridine synthase encodes MDPLVHSFKTDISNIELPSQFNYPFYYQPHELAVLAAQQLQAYLEQQYQWFVANGTQEAGKMFGVLVVQDEKRNLGFLAGFSGKLGGETTQEHFVPPVYQLERVDQFFKQETDKLDAVTKQIAALENDPVNIQLIADYNAKAIAQTESLEREQERIKAIKRERRRLLKREKAVMETEAFKSFEARQRQLSLNNNFFLKEYEVYLEDKIATLKNQFESLQLELENLRSKRRKGSLWLQDWLFDEYNFLNARKETQNVKELFKNRIPDVPPAGTGDCAAPKMLQYAYAQNLKPITMAEFWYGPSPASKVRSHGNFYPACRSKCEPVLEFMLQGLDVEDNPLLENPAVDKELDIIFEDEHMLAVHKPAEFLSVAGKSITDSVQTRMKAKYPNATGPMIVHRLDMSTSGILLVAKTMEAYHHLQQQFLKRTVEKRYVAVLNGHLEKESGFIDLPLRVDLDNRPCQLVDFEFGKSARTRFEVIERNDHKTKVHFFPITGRTHQLRVHAAHVDGLNAPIVGDDLYGTTDSRLHLHAEQIIFEHPLSRKRITLNVPAPFDFTA; translated from the coding sequence ATGGATCCACTCGTTCATTCTTTCAAAACCGATATTTCAAATATTGAATTGCCTTCGCAGTTCAATTATCCGTTTTATTATCAGCCACATGAGCTTGCCGTTCTAGCAGCCCAGCAATTGCAGGCATATCTAGAACAACAATACCAATGGTTCGTCGCTAATGGCACACAGGAAGCTGGAAAGATGTTTGGCGTTTTGGTGGTTCAGGATGAGAAAAGGAATTTGGGCTTTCTCGCTGGATTTTCTGGGAAACTGGGCGGTGAGACCACCCAAGAACATTTTGTGCCACCCGTATACCAACTAGAGCGAGTAGATCAATTTTTCAAACAGGAAACGGACAAACTCGATGCCGTTACAAAACAGATCGCTGCGCTAGAAAATGATCCAGTCAACATCCAACTAATTGCAGATTACAATGCGAAAGCTATCGCACAGACTGAATCCCTAGAACGTGAACAAGAACGCATCAAAGCCATCAAACGCGAGCGACGCCGTTTATTGAAACGAGAGAAAGCAGTCATGGAAACCGAAGCTTTTAAAAGTTTTGAAGCCCGACAGCGCCAACTGAGCCTGAACAACAATTTCTTTCTCAAAGAATATGAGGTATATCTAGAAGACAAGATAGCTACTCTTAAAAATCAATTTGAAAGCTTGCAGCTTGAATTGGAAAACCTGCGTAGCAAACGTCGCAAAGGATCCTTATGGTTGCAGGACTGGCTTTTTGACGAGTACAATTTTCTTAATGCTAGAAAAGAAACCCAAAACGTAAAAGAGCTCTTTAAAAATCGCATACCAGATGTGCCACCAGCAGGTACTGGAGATTGTGCAGCGCCTAAAATGTTGCAATATGCTTACGCCCAGAACTTGAAACCTATCACAATGGCCGAGTTTTGGTACGGCCCATCACCTGCGTCTAAAGTCAGATCGCACGGGAATTTCTATCCAGCTTGCCGAAGTAAGTGTGAGCCGGTTCTGGAATTTATGCTTCAAGGATTGGATGTTGAGGATAATCCGTTATTGGAGAATCCCGCTGTGGATAAGGAGTTGGACATTATTTTTGAAGATGAGCATATGCTCGCGGTGCATAAACCTGCCGAATTTCTTTCGGTTGCTGGGAAATCCATTACGGACAGTGTTCAAACGAGAATGAAGGCAAAATATCCCAATGCCACTGGTCCCATGATCGTGCACCGGCTGGATATGTCCACTTCTGGTATCTTACTGGTCGCCAAAACCATGGAAGCCTACCATCATTTGCAACAGCAATTCTTAAAACGAACCGTAGAAAAGCGGTACGTCGCCGTTCTTAACGGTCACCTTGAAAAAGAGTCTGGATTTATTGACCTGCCGCTGCGTGTGGATCTTGATAATCGACCTTGCCAGCTGGTCGATTTTGAATTTGGTAAATCTGCCCGGACAAGGTTTGAAGTTATCGAGCGAAATGACCACAAAACCAAAGTTCACTTCTTTCCCATCACAGGTCGCACCCATCAATTGCGCGTTCACGCTGCCCATGTCGATGGACTCAACGCACCCATTGTGGGCGACGACCTTTATGGAACTACCGATTCAAGACTTCATTTACATGCAGAACAGATCATTTTTGAACATCCGCTTTCGCGAAAGCGAATTACCTTAAACGTTCCTGCACCTTTTGACTTTACGGCATAA
- a CDS encoding COX15/CtaA family protein, which translates to MIFTVQNYRRWLRLSILVIYLIIIAGAVVRMTGSGMGCPDWPKCFGYWIPPTEEAELEFSPNTSYKKGMVIIVDEELRVARQDFFTTDSYSESNWQPYAKHDYAIFNKFHTWTEYINRLIGALGGFVVLFAAILSLQFIRTRPKLTVLTVVALLAMLIQAVIGKIVVDTLLSPVLITIHMIVALLIVGLLIYLLYEVLPANTKYRNDGKLSKVALGIIILTLVQVAMGTQVRQFIDHQVDLFGYPLSSEWLENGPIIFFIHRSFSIVLLLLHAWFIFVAVKTWNHPGRSYSILAALLLITISSGVIMNYFDFALASQPIHLVVASLILGLQFYIWMRLRSARIKA; encoded by the coding sequence GTGATATTTACCGTACAAAACTACCGTCGCTGGCTCAGGCTTAGTATCCTAGTCATCTACCTCATCATTATCGCTGGTGCAGTGGTACGAATGACTGGAAGCGGTATGGGCTGTCCCGATTGGCCTAAATGTTTTGGATATTGGATCCCACCAACTGAGGAAGCCGAACTAGAATTCTCTCCCAACACATCTTATAAAAAAGGCATGGTCATCATTGTGGATGAAGAGTTGCGTGTAGCCCGGCAAGACTTTTTTACCACAGATTCTTACTCAGAATCCAACTGGCAACCATATGCCAAACACGATTATGCCATCTTCAACAAATTCCATACTTGGACAGAATATATAAATAGGTTGATCGGTGCCTTAGGTGGTTTTGTTGTTTTGTTTGCTGCAATATTATCGCTTCAATTCATAAGAACCAGACCTAAGCTTACAGTATTGACCGTGGTCGCATTGCTTGCCATGCTCATCCAGGCAGTAATCGGAAAAATAGTTGTCGACACTTTATTGTCACCAGTATTGATCACCATACACATGATCGTGGCGTTACTCATCGTTGGTTTGTTGATCTACCTTCTTTATGAAGTGCTGCCGGCAAATACAAAATATAGAAATGACGGTAAACTTAGTAAAGTAGCTTTAGGCATCATCATTCTCACATTGGTTCAGGTTGCCATGGGTACACAGGTGCGACAATTTATAGATCATCAGGTAGACCTTTTTGGCTATCCATTGAGCTCAGAATGGTTGGAAAATGGACCAATAATCTTCTTTATCCACCGCAGTTTTTCCATCGTTTTGTTATTGCTGCATGCTTGGTTCATTTTTGTTGCCGTTAAAACATGGAATCATCCTGGACGCTCCTATTCTATTTTGGCAGCTTTGTTATTGATTACTATAAGTAGCGGTGTGATCATGAATTATTTTGATTTCGCTCTGGCCTCGCAGCCTATCCACCTTGTGGTAGCATCCTTGATTTTGGGATTGCAATTCTACATCTGGATGCGATTGAGGTCTGCAAGAATTAAAGCCTGA
- a CDS encoding IS1096 element passenger TnpR family protein, whose protein sequence is MIYRLRAILNATEDVFRDIEIEDNSTLEDLHNVITQSFQLQGDEMASFYTSDEDWNQGEEYCLFDMSEGAAPLKKMQDTAMSEVMDKNNTRLIYIYDFLNMWTFMLELADIAGPVDGTAYPQVIFEMGTLPDSPPDPEFEADPRFAEDDDDDEYGDDEEFYEDYDDNEFY, encoded by the coding sequence ATGATTTATAGATTAAGAGCAATTCTGAATGCTACAGAAGATGTTTTTAGAGACATAGAAATTGAAGACAACTCTACTCTAGAGGATTTGCACAACGTGATCACGCAGTCATTTCAGCTGCAAGGTGACGAGATGGCGAGCTTTTATACCAGTGATGAAGACTGGAACCAAGGTGAGGAATATTGCCTATTTGATATGAGTGAAGGCGCCGCACCTTTAAAAAAAATGCAGGATACCGCGATGAGCGAGGTGATGGACAAGAACAACACCCGGTTGATCTACATCTATGACTTTTTGAACATGTGGACATTTATGCTGGAACTAGCAGATATCGCTGGTCCTGTAGATGGAACAGCTTATCCTCAGGTCATTTTTGAAATGGGAACCTTACCAGACTCACCGCCAGATCCAGAGTTTGAGGCAGATCCACGATTTGCAGAGGACGACGATGACGATGAATACGGTGACGATGAAGAGTTCTATGAGGACTATGACGATAACGAGTTTTATTAA
- a CDS encoding porin family protein, whose amino-acid sequence MKNLLLIAVMLTTVMGFAQEDSGFGLKGGVNYGSTGDFRNEIENNVENPDSKIGYHLGLFAKADLGRLYLRPELIYTKLSSEYSLGDLEVQKLDAPILLGLNVVGPLHIFAGPSLQYILDTSFETDRVEFNLGDAQDDFTVGAQFGVGLNLGKLGIDLRYERGFNENEAEFINDNTSVDRSRIDTRPEQLILALSLSL is encoded by the coding sequence ATGAAAAATCTTTTATTGATTGCAGTAATGTTGACCACCGTCATGGGATTTGCCCAGGAAGACAGCGGTTTTGGTCTTAAAGGTGGAGTGAACTACGGCTCAACCGGCGATTTTAGAAACGAAATCGAAAACAATGTAGAGAATCCCGACAGTAAAATAGGCTACCATCTAGGTCTATTTGCTAAGGCAGATTTAGGTAGATTATATCTGCGACCAGAACTTATCTACACAAAGCTAAGCAGTGAATACAGCCTTGGAGATCTAGAGGTTCAAAAGCTGGACGCACCTATTTTGTTGGGGCTTAACGTGGTTGGTCCTTTACACATTTTTGCTGGTCCATCCTTACAATATATTCTGGACACCAGTTTTGAAACGGACAGAGTCGAGTTTAATCTGGGCGACGCGCAGGATGATTTTACCGTAGGTGCACAGTTTGGAGTAGGTTTGAATCTAGGAAAGCTAGGTATTGACCTGCGTTACGAGCGCGGTTTCAATGAGAATGAAGCAGAATTCATCAACGACAATACCAGTGTCGACCGCAGTCGCATTGATACGCGACCAGAACAATTGATACTCGCTTTGAGTCTATCCCTATAA